Below is a window of Mus pahari unplaced genomic scaffold, PAHARI_EIJ_v1.1 scaffold_11326_1, whole genome shotgun sequence DNA.
TTTCAAAGTATCAGTTAtgtaaattttagaatttaaaatatctacaaaCTTCTTAAGTTTAAACTTAATCTTTCTGCTCTCTATTCCGTTATACAGCAGTGTGTCACAAGTTATAAATCAGTATGTTTTATATCATTCATAGCTGCTATACATGGCCAGTATAGTAATACATCCCACTAATAtttgaatatcttattttctaatagaatttatttttgtgttaagtagttaaagataaaattgaaaattctttttcaGATTTTGGAATATAATACATATGGTTTTGTAATCTGAGGAAGACATAAATGTGAATGACTAAAATACATTTGTACCTGTCtacactttgttttatttgatattgacATAGTATAGTCTTGTGTATCAATTGTGTATAGTGatgttatcatatatatatttttatgaaggAAGTAAGATaattattgaaataattataatttagtgattcaaattagttttaaaatatgattattcaCAAACACAAACCATGGAAATAATCTTATGGAaaaattttctgtcttttgaagaatatatatctatacatacacaaaagggtcatcttccatttttttttactatatctactacatatatttatttttgaactctCATGTATAATATGAAATAGACAAGAGAATAAGAGCATTTGCAGAAGACAAGTGTAGGTGTCAGTGTTCTCTTGGGACAAAGAAAGACCACATTGGCAACTCTTCATAATAGAAACATACAATTTAGGCTTCCTTTCAGTTCAGAGATTTAgcctattatcatcatggtggaaagcatggtggAATGCAGGCAAACATGTTGGTGGAGAGGTAGCAAAGTGACACTTCTACATCTATACtgacaggcatcaggaagagacaTGTGACACTGGGGCTGGCTAGAACTTGTGAAACATCTAAGCATATCACCCATAACAGGCTTAATCCAACGGAACCACACCTATTtaaacaaggtcacacttcctactGGTGCCAACCCCTGAGGGCCTCATGAGGCAATTTCATTCAAATCATCACTAGAAGCTTGTACATTTGTAATTATAGATAGCCATGCACCAACACCAATGCTTATGGCATGTTTTTACCTAAAGATTTATATCCAGTATTTTCCTGCTGTATGTTTTAATGcacaattctgaaaatctatatACCCTAATGTGAAATGatataatataacatttaaatatattctgttttcaattatttattagatttttttcatttaattttcaaatgctatcccaaaagttccctataccctctccctgccctattcccctaaccactcactcccacttcttggccttgacgttcccctgtactggggcaaataaagttttcaagtccaagggcctctcttcccaatgatggctgactaggccatcttctgctacatatgtagctagagaaacaagctcttaggaggtactggttagttcatattgttgttccacctatattgttgcagaccccttcagctccttgggtaatttctctagctcctccattggggtccctgtgttctatcctataggtgactgtgggcatccacttctgtatttgccaggcactggcatagcctcacaagagacagctatatcagggtcccttcagcagaatcttgctggcatatgcaataatgtctgcatttggtggctgattctgggatggactcccaggtagggcagtctctggatggtccatcctttcgtgtTAGCTCCAAACTTTNNNNNNNNNNNNNNNNNNNNNNNNNNNNNNNNNNNNNNNNNNNNNNNNNNNNNNNNNNNNNNNNNNNNNNNNNNNNNNNNNNNNNNNNNNNNNNNNNNNNNNNNNNNNNNNNNNNNNNNNNNNNNNNNNNNNNNNNNNNNNNNNNNNNNNNNNNNNNNNNNNNNNNNNNNNNNNNNNNNNNNNNNNNNNNNNNNNNNNNNNNNNNNNNNNNNNNNNNNNNNNNNNNNNNNNNNNNNNNNNNNNNNNNNNNNNNNNNNNNNNNNNNNNNNNNNNNNNNNNNNNNNNNNNNNNNNNNNNNNNNNNNNNNNNNNNNNNNNNNNNNNNNNNNNNNNNNNNNNNNNNNNNNNNNNNNNNNNNNNNNNNNNNNNNNNNNNNNNNNNNNNNNNNNNNNNNNNNNNNNNNNNNNNNNNNNNNNNNNNNNNNNNNNNNNNNNNNNNNNNNNNNNNNNNNNNNNNNNNNNNNNNNNNNNNNNNNNNNNNNNNNNNNNNNNNNNNNNNNNNNNNNNNNNNNNNNNNNNNNNNNNNNNNNNNNNNNNNNNNNNNNNNNNNNNNNNNNNNNNNNNNNNNNNNNNNNNNNNNNNNNNNNNNNNNNNNNNNNNNNNNNNNNNNNNNNNNNNNNNNNNNNNNNNNNNNNNNNNNNNNNNNNNNNNNNNNNNNNNNNNNNNNNNNNNNNNNNNNNNNNNNNNNNNNNNNNNNNNNNNNNNNNNNNNNNNNNNNNNNNNNNNNNNNNNNNNNNNNNNNNNNNNNNNNNNNNNNNNNNNNNNNNNNNNNNNNNNNNNNNNNNNNNNNNNNNNNNNNNNNNNNNNNNNNNNNNNNNNNNNNNNNNNNNNNNNNNNNNNNNNNNNNNNNNNNNNNNNNNNNNNNNNNNNNNNNNNNNNNNNNNNNNNNNNNNNNNNNNNNNagattctgggtgtgtctgagttcttggcagtctagctcctctgagacactcaaatactagtgtgacccagctcctgttatcctgggatcctgttgtcctaagatcctgggcatgttcctgtgcgtggaagtggtgtctcctttgaggaccatggagttgtctggtctgtttgaaaccaaggaaaatctgaactgattaaaaagaacctgagcctctggtcgggaaaggctctggtgtccttgttcctgctgtcacatcCTGTTACTATTGggttggagcagctgttgtgttccattcagccgtgatcctaagatcacttggacAGTCTTCTAGGGACCGTGGGTTTGTGCGCCCACTcggtgccctaggtgacctgattctggtgcagaccagaagaaATTTGTGCccctgtgtatatatatatatatatatatatatatatatatatatatatatatatagagagagagagagagagagagagagagagagagagagatttatttattgtttctattccatttttagatccttgatggttttattcaattccttcacctgtttggttgtattttcctgtagttctttaagggatttttgtgtttcttctttaatagcttttagctatttacctgtgttttcttgtatttcgttaaaggagttatttatgtccttaaagttctctatcatcatcatgtgaaatgattttagatctgaatcttgcttttccagtgtgatggtatatctaggacttgttatggtgggagaattgggttctgattaTGCTAAGTAACCTTCgtttctgttacatatgtgtgtttgcttgcctcctgccatctgaatatctctagtgctacaTGACCTCGCAATATCTGAATGAAGCCTGTAGAATTACAGCACTGTACACTGCTCATGAGCTCAAACATTCACCTGCCTCTTGTCTCCCTAGTGCTAGAACTATTTTAATGTGTCATTATGCCTGGCCCatcttaaatgaagaaaatttatattttacaatggaccaaaaataataaagtattgtGAACTAGTTTGATAAGTATTATTAGCTCAGGTATTTATCATTCAACAATTTATAGATGCAAATAGAAATTATTAGAAGAACaagaataaatacacaagaagGGTACAGTAGGATAGTAATTTGCCCTCTATAAGAATGAGTTTAAAAGATCTTTGTGGCCAACTGTTGCAATCttatataaagtattttcatCAGCTACATCACTGCCTTGTTGCAGTGAGCTGTGAGAGAATCCAACAAACTTCATATTTATTCAAGTGTTTTTCTTGATGATGGCAATTCTACAATAGAGTTAGGAGAAGATGGAAGGTCTGATAAGAAAACCATTTCAGGTTCACAAAGGCATATACATCTTTTGATTGTTCCTTATAGAATGTGAATAAAATTAACTGGAATTTATGAAAAAAACTTAATTTAAGGAATGCTTATGAATTTGAAGATTCTTATGGATCTGTAATGATATTGTTTACTGTACTTTCAAAATCACAAAAGGCTTTCAAATAGGAATTTAAGTAGAGTAACATCAAGTTTACAATATTTAACCAATTTAATCAGAAAATATGCCTGTTGGGTACTATGTTCATAATTATCATGATTTCCTATTTTCAGTTTGCCTTCCAAAATATACCAGTATCTTCTGTCACTGAATTTTGCAATGGAGGAGATAAACAATAACCCCTACCTTTTACCCAATGTGTCTCTGGAAATTGCATATTTTAAAGGCAAATGCAATGGTCATTTATCATTATTTACTAATCTAAATATAATAACAAAGTATTATCTCACTCTTCCTAATTACAACTGTGAGCCCAATAAATGTGAAATAGCACTTACAGGTCCACTGTGGATAACATCTGCACAAGTGGCaacaattcttcagttgaagttCATCCCACAGGTAAGTTAGGTTTTGTctatttgttggttttttttggaaGAGTTTGGATACTGCCTGTTAACTACCATTATCAAAGAGATTGGGTACTGTAGGTTTATACTCCTTGATCTATGTTTCTCAAAGTGTTAATAAACAGAGACTTGATGTAGTTTTGAGATttacttaaaatagaaaaatagggGAGCGTTATAGgaaatagaaatttctagaagcCTTAAAATGGATTCTACATGTCTAGAGGATCATAGGTAGTTAAGTAATTCTTTAGTCATGAactgcaaatatttttcttcccacCACTTCCAACTGATTCTAAATAAAAGTAAGAACTTAGACTGACCTTCACCGCATCCCTCTTCCTCATGTGGCTTTCTTGTTCTGCTTCCTATAGATTACTTATGGACCATTCCACCCTCTTTTGGGTGACCAGAGCAAGTTTCCTAATCTGCATCAGATTGCCCCCAAAGACAGATTCCTGCCTAAAGCCATAGTATCCTTGCTGTTCCATTTCAGCTGGACATGGGTAGGGCTGGTCATCCAAGATGATGACCAAGGTATTCAATTTCTCTtagatataaaagaagaaatgcaaagaaatggAGTCTGTTTAGCCTTTGTTAATGTGATTCCACAGAACATGCAATTATTTACAACAAGGACTGAGAAATATTACAACCAAATAATTACATCTTCAGCAAATGTTGTTATACTTTATGGAGAACTGAATACTTCTTTAGAAGTGAGCTTTAAACATTGGAAATATTTAGGCACACAGAAAATCTGGTTCACCACTTCACAATGGGATGCTATCCCAAGCTAGAGTGACTTCAGCCTTACTTCATTCTATGGGACTCTCACTATTTCACAATATCATGGAGATATTtcaactttaaataatttttttcacagaatGAATCTTTCTAAAgacacacattatttttcttcagaaagacTGGGATGGATGCACTTTAACTGTTCAATATTAAAATCTAACTGTAAAACACCAAACCATTGCACATCCAACAAATTGTGGGAATGGTTACCATGGCCCAGTTTTGACATGGCCATG
It encodes the following:
- the LOC110314832 gene encoding LOW QUALITY PROTEIN: vomeronasal type-2 receptor 116-like (The sequence of the model RefSeq protein was modified relative to this genomic sequence to represent the inferred CDS: substituted 1 base at 1 genomic stop codon); its protein translation is MMFTSIFIALLLKLSLLCSSTENMCLWRVKFSEICDGDLPQDCAFVLYTEVDPAPKDFFKYLFKSCLPSKIYQYLLSLNFAMEEINNNPYLLPNVSLEIAYFKGKCNGHLSLFTNLNIITKYYLTLPNYNCEPNKCEIALTGPLWITSAQVATILQLKFIPQITYGPFHPLLGDQSKFPNLHQIAPKDRFLPKAIVSLLFHFSWTWVGLVIQDDDQGIQFLLDIKEEMQRNGVCLAFVNVIPQNMQLFTTRTEKYYNQIITSSANVVILYGELNTSLEVSFKHWKYLGTQKIWFTTSQWDAIPSXSDFSLTSFYGTLTISQYHGDISTLNNFFHRMNLSKDTHYFSSERLGWMHFNCSILKSNCKTPNHCTSNKLWEWLPWPSFDMAMNDECYNIYNAIYAVAHALHEMVLQKVDFQQLGNVSLLMHECMQIHTFLKNMQFLNPIGDVVIINQQAKTEAEYEIHMIWNFPQGLGVKVKIGRFYSYFLHDQKLYLYEDMIQWASGYSQIPPSVCSMSCAPGFKKFYLEEKPSCCFDCFPCPENEISNAT